One Dysidea avara chromosome 8, odDysAvar1.4, whole genome shotgun sequence genomic window, TCAACTACCAAGATGTGGAATAATCTCCCCGAGTCACTGGTGATGATcaacaatttagatgaatttaaaGATAAACTAGCACACTATTTGTTATGGCACTTATTTTTACCATTATCTGTGTTGTATACTCTGTGTGaggtttacacagtaataataaagaCCTAGGCATCATCTTAGACCATCATCTTAAGTTCCACTCACACCACAGAGGTTGCTACAAAAGCCAACTGTTTACTGGGATTGATCAGGAGCTTTCGATCTGATTTGTTGATTAAATGATTAACAGCCTTGGTACGCCCTACATTTGAATATACTGTTGCAGTATGGGGGTGGGGCCTTTCTTTGTTCTCGATCAAAGAAAAGTAGAAAAAGTCCAACATAGGGCTACACGTTTGCTACCATCAATTAGAGACAAGCCCTATGGGTAGAGGCTTTCGAAGACAGTTACCATCTCTGGCTCATAGGCGTCACACAAGATTATTATACCTACTCCAATACCACCATCAACCAGGGGACACCAGTTCAAACTGTTTTAAGTATCAAAACTTTATATCAAAAATAGGTTGATTAATAATTACAACACTTTGCTGCCTGCAATTGTAGTTAACATTTATTCTGTAAATAGTTTAGGTAACTACTTACTTGATTCTAGATTTACTTTTGTACAAATTGTTAATATTGTACTGTCATGTACTGATCCGGTATACAGTCTGTGCTTTTACCAATATTTTAATCATAATGATTGTAGTGGATTGTTACATCAAGACTTACTGCTGAAAAGATTATTTATATAGGGTTGTACTGGCAATGTTTCTGTTTTCCTTTGCATGGTAATGTTTATGAGTGCGTGTGTGGCTTCATCCCTGCCGCTACTGCAGAAGACATTCTAGTGTACAACATAATAATACTGTACTTAGTCTAGTTAATGTTGTCAATTACTCCATGCCAATTAAGATATCATAAACCAGCTAGCCACCATTCCATGAACAGGATATATGTCAACCTGTCCCTCCATCCAGACAATAATATCGAGTACATTGCACTGTACATATACATTTTAACATACAATCAGTCATGATCAGTTTATAAATATGAGAATAAAATGGTTCCATCAACGGATCCTCAGGAAGGACTGGGCAGTAGAAAAATGTCACGTGGTTGTGTGAGCTGTCACTAGGAAATTGCAGTGCCTACTAATTAAGGTTTTGTCTACTGCTGGGTTGGAGCTACTGCTGCATGGGTTGATCACAGCTTTGCAAGCTGATGATAATGATTACTCTAAGCATCTTTGTAAAAAGGCGATCAACGTATTAATATAGTGCCTGGTGTGGAATTTACGGTATAATTcatcataggcggatctgaggggggccaaggggtgctgtgcccctcCCCCTGGCCTTtcccttgccccccttggactcacagtactatattgataccagaaactggaatcattcacaccgtattcagaagtatagaaagccaatgggcaaatagaagacaacagttataaatgtattttaaagttatactgtacactgtaaagaaagtaagTTTAAGTTTCtgtgccaagatcgagatactctaatagagcagtcactactctaatagaacagtcacaactctaatagaacagtcacaattctaatgtcataacaatactagctacacccttatattttgatttagtacactttaccatcaaacaggttttatctcagataggctaactaatctttatatacattgcaagcatacacttgttagctaaatgttaccaaaaatgctcccaaattcaaaccttggtctaatttttaaaaattttctctaaCTACAATCTTAAAATTGTGTGTCTAttattcatccagctatactgaatataGTTATGCAACTGAGTATAacctgtgtactagaattcctcttagtggaatagacactgttgtacactaaaacttcttgcccccccttggcccccccttacagtgcctcctagatccgcctatgtaattcatgcatgcatgggatCCATTGTCAGAGAAATTGACATATCATGGTAATACTAGCCAATGAAATGGAAAACACAATATGCATACTGGAGCACTTTTCACACATTGTAACTAAAACAATTGCTGGCAGTACAGCCTACTCTTTGATGTAACACAGATCTtcattaaaaatttttaccaaaCAAAACTCTTAATTTCACagcatcatctcttgtttcatccATAACTGGTTTCATCTCTTAATTATCAAACTCTGATCATCACAAAAAGTCCAAACCAGGTATGAGTGAGGTATAAGTTCACCATTATTTTATTAGGCAAGTGCATCTGGCTGGCCTATAGTTTGAATGTAAATTCTTAGTGCAATGTAAACTAAAGAATAGCAATAAAAGTATCATTACACTGAAGTAGGTACTCACTTCCAGAAAGACACTAAAGATCTCAAAACTACTAATTGTGATACCATAGTTTAAGAAatgcaaaataattattaccGTTCAATGCATAAAAGCAGTATGCACAGTGGTTTCTTAATAATAACTTCCTACCtacatgcaaataattattttgtggaTCAAGTTATGAGAAACAAATGTGGTCTTGATGGTGGATTTCGACAAAAAAATTCTTTCCTGACTTAGGTAACCATTTACTTTAGTGGCATTGTAGTATTATTATAATGAAGATGTTGCCAGATCAGTTCCATTACAGCCTTTTTCTCTTGAAACATGAAAGAGGAGTAACGGCTGCCATAACAACAACTGAGGCTCAGTGGTAGTCACTACTAGGAACACAGAcagaacaaacaaaacaatttcTGGTCTTTTGTATTATCCTTATATATAATGTAATGAACCACATGTACCATAGCATAAATGCCATGGGCTTAAAGTGCACTCACTTGGGGATCCGGAGCTAGTAGCTATAGCTTCAACAACCATGAGGCTCTGGATATATAGCTTCGTGGTATAATATGTTAAGGTTGAACCAGCCAATGAAAAACACCTTTGTACACCATGCACTTTTGGCTTGCCAAGGTTATCCATCTGACCCATTTTAGTGCATCCATCATgttagtgcacacacacacacacacacatacagaataTATTATGCATGTAGCATGCATAGTCCCTATAGTTTGCTATAGAGGTGTGCGACTATCTAGATATGTTCGACTATcgagatatcataagacttatcgaggtaaggatgataggtttattaatctaaacttccgtaaattatatgtatacctgatggtgtaggcacctcctgggggctccaactctcctaccacttgggaACAGTGTTAAGACTAATATTTTTCTCCTTTTTGtagtcttcaaattgcaatttgctcactttactggttacaatattggcagtttactaaattaaataattgtttcagttatatatgttagataatcgagataagttcaaaggaaatattgagatatgtctaaattagtcatcgcacacctctagtTCGCTATTGTATATTAAGTGTATTCTACTGACTCTGCTGCCATAAGTATGTTGCATATTTCCAGTACTGCTTGTTTCACAGTAAGGAGAAGCATGGCCGGAGATTGTGTATTGCAAGTGCACAAATGATGGTGTATATAAACCACTTCACTCCCATTTCCAAAGCATTGAGCAGCTAACTCTATTGTATTGTATAGTGTTGatccagtatcagctagttattacagttctagttccagttttggaaccataatctttaaaattacagttccagttctggaaccataacttTAGAATTACAGCTGCAGTAGACTAGTTCCAGTTATGGAACCATAACTTTTacaattacagttctagttccagttcaggaACCAGAATTATTCTTCAATTTCTAGAGCAGCACTTATTTTATCATACAAAAGcccataatgaattatgaacCGTCACTATTACGTATATGCaggtttaattgtttcatgcATGTTACAGCATGTATACAGCTAATACTGTAGTTATCAGCATTATTACACAAACAACTATAACACTAACACTATAGGGTGGTATActaaaagacctgtagctaaTATCAAACACCGAACTAGACATAACAAGTGACTAAACCAGCATTGCATTTGGCATTCTCTTCTGatattatagctaatcagtTGTCATGCAGTGTTCTTTagcacatgcatacatggtTGTAATACTTTTTTTATGAAGTTAGCTATATACTACATTGTGTGCTTTTGtcagcagggccgcccagagaaattaaggggcccagggcaaagagttaaagtgtgGCCCCCAAgggcaaggagggttccactgtgaatcacaacttcagcctagttgtcatgaagaccaaaaaaaaaagaaaaaaaaaggtcattacatgctgacaatgacaatagctgcccctcaccaattatatctccttatttataagcttgttacactgctcctatgaagaatactatgactgctctattagagtatcaagatctgactgctctattagagtatatcgatcttttaaacaggtattcaagggccCGCCCCCTGAGGCCCCTATTCAGGCTGGGGCCGGGGGAAAAACCCCAGTTGCCGCCCCTGTTTGTCAGCAGATAAAATTCTGGTCTTGTAAAGAGCATAAAATCTCATGGGCACAAACTGTATGGTTATGATCAATTTCAGTTCCagtattatgcacctatcaaagttttgcccaACCTACCCCCATGCGGGCAAACGAGGGAGGAATTAGACTAAAAATTTGGCCCCGGGTGCGGGGCTTTAGACTATGCTGCTTATTTTAACCATATAATTGAAAAAACTTACTTCTGTAAAGATATCTTGCTTTCGGCGTATAGCTATGTATTCAGTCAGTGTACAGAAGCTAaataactaccagcataccAGTTATTGAATTAATACCAACACACGTgcgtgtattctaatatattcgTTTGCGCATGGTGTGGTCTGTTATCCTTGTGCTGTTAATCAATCGTTTATTCTCCAGTTTATTTCAAGGTACGATATAAGAACCCCAGGTTATAAGGAGGGGGATATGTGGGAGAAAGGAGGGGGATTAGATTTGAAAATTTGCCCCAGACTAGGGGACTTAGACTGAGCCTGGACtttggtcaaatccccacctaatTCCCCTCCTTGCCCgcatgggggtaggtggggcaaaacattgataggtgcattagcagtacttgataaaatttcattataggTCTCGTTCTAATTCCAGTTTTGAGGTAGCTAAGCAAAATTATAGTTCCAGTTCCAATCTTAAGAAACGCAAAATCATTGAGTTCTAAGACCGGAACTGGAATCATTTCAGTTCCAatactgagaactggaacaacactagtatTGTAGTGCTATTTtaaagggagggggggggggggggggggtagggtGTACATGCACTTGCTTCCTGCACTATCCTGGATCTACCCTAGCTGTAATGGTTAGGTCTACATTGTTGATTGTATACATGCATGGAATAATGTATTATATAATGGgagagtatatagctacatatgtacaatgaTGTTACCAGTATGAGGAGCATATTATGCAGAAACGAGAACTTAATTGAATTATATACAATGGATCTGTGATTCATTAAACTAAACTGCTACTTCTACAGAAGCTAAAATTACCATTCATTACAACGCATTTAATTTGACATGGTCATGGGATGCTTTGCTTAACGCTCAACAGTGcagtataattaattttattataatttgtttgttaGCCAATGCAAGTTATAGCACATTAACCAGTCTTATAACCTGATGAATCCTGACTATTATTTTAAAGTTTGACATTTAGCTAATAGCTTTCTCTCTGAAAATGATATATACCTAAGTAACATTTTTTACCACTTATGCAAAAATCCATGGAGATTTTCTTGAattttacagaattgttatatTATACAGAAAAGGTGATACACAATATTAAgccaacataatattatgtattttcaggctataagactggttttgtcagacttggTCACATAGTTAAACATTAAGCATCTTTCCATAAGAATTTGTCATCATTAAGTAACTCTGCtagttttaaattgaatggtttgaAGAATTCTTGTAGTAACTCTCTTGTTGATGGTAGCATTTGAGGTTTTTTAACTGATAATTCATTGATGTGTTGATCACTCACCACCTTTGTTAACTGGTCATCAGTGAGAGGTGATAATTCTAGAAACTTGTAAAGGTCTCTCATAACATCAATAGTATTTTTTCTAAGCTCCTCAGATTTCACAAACAGTATCCTCTCTCTTGGAATTACTTGAAGCCAGATGGATACCATGATGTAAGGATGAATGAAGGTAATGAATGATTTACAGGGAGGAGCTTCATCAAGATCAGAATGTTTATTGTACAAACATTCCACTGTGGAATAGTTTTGTATACAAGATTTCCAATACTTTAAACTATTTTCTACAAACGTGTGAAATGTGTGTGGGTTAAGGTTTTTCATTGCAATTTTCTCACCACAAATGTAATAAAATCCAGAGTACACTTGATCAGGTGGGTTACGAATTGCAATAATATACTTAGTACCTGGTTGTATTGATTCAATAAGCAAAGGTGTTTCACAAGCAATACGGTCTTCCTTGTGGTGCACATAATTAGGCCTATTCCATATAATGGTACTGCTTTCATCACCTGTAATAAATGTTCTTGGAGAACTCTTTATCTTTTGAGCAGCATCATCAAAACACTTGAGATAGTACAACAAAGAAGCTGTATCCCTATCCTTTTCATCAAATATTTTGTAAAAAGACCACCAGTGTGGTTCTTTTTGGCAAGGGTGAATATATTCTGGATGTTGTCTGATGTACGACATAAGTGCAGTTGTACCACACTTTGAGAATCCAACAAGATAGAAGTATGGTAAACATTGCAGTGTTCTGACTGGCTCACCCTCTGTTTCTGTGTAAACATGTTTCAGCAATTCTAAGTCATTACTTAAAGGTAGTATGTGTCGTGCAGTGCAACGCAAAAAGTTAAACTCCTTAGGAAAAGTATAATTGGCATACCAACATGGGTTTTTAAAATCTGCTAAAAACTGTTCTGAAGGTGGCACGAGTGTCTTCAAGATGTTTTGTCGGTACTCATAGCTCATGTAAACAGTTTTGTTCATTTTTGGTGCCATATGTTTACATATTTTGAGGTCTTTCATAAGCCCTGGTGTGAGGTTAATCCTCTCTTTACCTTTAGAATAATTGAATTCAAATACTTCAAAGTCATCATCATTCAGAACCATCCTGTTTATTCCAGTCATGGTTGTATTACTACCAATCGTCAAACCATTAATAAAATTGGTTGCATGAGGAGAACTTGAGAATGCATACAACACGATTACCACTGTTATAAGTGCAGTCAACATTATATAATAACTTCCTTTCAGATCCATAGGTAAACGCATTAAGGTAAACACAAGTCTGTGTAGATAAACACATATGAGCTAAAATGTATGCAGGTACATTACAGTAGCAATAACACATGAATATATAAAAATATATTCACCTTGAAATTAGTTACAAATGTTACCCAAAATTAAGTCTAGCACATAAATATATAAATAGAACTTTAAACTTGTAATTACCTCTTAGCTACTAAATAGACGGCTGATAGCTAACCACTTAAACAAGTGTACTTTTAATTGTCTCACCATGCAATAAATGGAAGGAATGAATATGGAATTGCATCATTTGCATGGTTCTTGCATTGCAGTGGTACACTGACCATATACTTATAATATTAGCATTTTTTACATAGCTAATGTATATTTTACTAGTGTATTAAAACCTTATTAATTcaagggatccaagcaataaaaaatatagtgaaacaagataattGGATGCAGCCATATGGTTTAGTGCATGGGTGTACTCTGGTTTAGCCGATCTTCATAAGTGCCCAGGAGCTAGATAACTATGGTTCAAGGTTACCATGCTCCGCTGTCTGTGCATGTGTTTCAAGTTatataagtgtagctatttagatTACTCCCTCTTACAATAGTGTAAGAACTTAATGGTTGTGACACCTTAAGTAAGTAGAGTTTCCACTTAGAATAGGAAAATTCCTCTTTTCATTGTGTTTGGGAATATTCACACTGATTGACATTTAAAGCTAAAAGAAACATAATACTAATTTATTATTGAATTGTGCTTTAATGTTCAATATCAGTGTAGTTTATTAATGTTCAATATCAGTGTAGTTTATTAATGTTCAATATCAGTGTAGTTTATTAATGTTCAATATCAGTGTAGTTTAACACCCGCAAATATCTTAATGTCACATGACCAAAAATCCCATAATAACTAGATTACATAGTTATATTCAAAATTAGTTATATACTCCAtgcaaaacagcttggctataaaAAAGGGCACGTCCATGAAAGTAGAGTAACTGGAAACTAATAAAAGACTAATATCTGAAGTGGCTAAGGTTAAATGTTAATACAGCTAACTACAAGTTTTAACATCTTAGCATATCATTGACTCGTGCTAGTCTTGTAGCATTCTAGTTAATTCCTTtgaactctaattggctagtataATTTGGTCACCTTAttcaatacagtggaac contains:
- the LOC136264946 gene encoding carbohydrate sulfotransferase 15-like, which produces MTGINRMVLNDDDFEVFEFNYSKGKERINLTPGLMKDLKICKHMAPKMNKTVYMSYEYRQNILKTLVPPSEQFLADFKNPCWYANYTFPKEFNFLRCTARHILPLSNDLELLKHVYTETEGEPVRTLQCLPYFYLVGFSKCGTTALMSYIRQHPEYIHPCQKEPHWWSFYKIFDEKDRDTASLLYYLKCFDDAAQKIKSSPRTFITGDESSTIIWNRPNYVHHKEDRIACETPLLIESIQPGTKYIIAIRNPPDQVYSGFYYICGEKIAMKNLNPHTFHTFVENSLKYWKSCIQNYSTVECLYNKHSDLDEAPPCKSFITFIHPYIMVSIWLQVIPRERILFVKSEELRKNTIDVMRDLYKFLELSPLTDDQLTKVVSDQHINELSVKKPQMLPSTRELLQEFFKPFNLKLAELLNDDKFLWKDA